The nucleotide sequence GAAAACATAGTTGCGGCACAGGAAATCTCCGTGCGTCCACGTATCACATGCAGCCTTATTATCGGACTTGCCTTCCGTAGCAGCCGGTGGATCTTTATGCAAAAATCGTACGAGGTTTAGCGTTGTCAGGTAGAACAACATCTTTTGCTGCCATCATTTAAAGTCGGTTCCGTTGAACTTCTCCGAATTTTCTCCATGTGGAATGGCGATCGAACCGTCGTTGATCCCAGCCATCAGTTTGCACGATTAAATAAAATTCGTCTTAAAATTGTTGGGATCTTTGTATTGGTGCAATCTAAGCATGGGCAGAATGACGGTATACCACCATTTTGGCAAAGTCGAGgctagagttagactctatctctttaagatgaATTTGCTCCGCACACGGTGCTCACGGAACACGGCAATCATCttccaagatacaacgactttaTCTTACAATAGCAGCACtgcaaatcgcaagacctccgaacagaagaaggcttcTCGAACTCTACAATGCATGTATGGAATGTAATGCTTGCTTTGATTTGAAGGAATTGAGTGAGTGGAATGAGGATGTGAGGgactttatttatactaaatgaagGGGTATAAGAACCTCTTTGTTCAATTAGATTTCATCCATCCATTTTGAATTAGATGATGTAGATCACATCCTTTCCTAAGAGGCATATTACCTCTTCATAAAGTCTCCTCGTATGGGTCTAGTGgctatgaggtgttgccacaatgaggtatgCGGTTCGAATCTTGACAAAaccgagataaatacctcccttatgtgctagtcattattccaaaggttagtagccgcccgtgatttacctcctccgtgttggccttgggacgatttgacggggggggggggggggggagagctGGGgccgagcgtattcgtcttttgccataaTATTACCTCTTCATAAGATGTCACCCTTTAACTATCCAAAAGATATTTAAactttttaatttcttatttataattTCTAATGGTAGATGTAAACTGTCATTTTGTCTATCATGGCTTTATTCAGATATGAAATTAGGTTCCATTTTAAGACTGAGGTGGAGTGGTCAAAACCATCCATGATCCATTCAGAAGTACGAAGGCATGATCATCCACACTTGTCAGCTTTTCTATGTAAAAATCAGAGCCTATATCAATTAGTGAAAAACTAGCATTCAACTTCTCTAAAGAAACGCGTAGTCTCTTTAAGTAGTTGTAGTTGATTTTGCAATCCATCACCTGCATAATAACGGACAATTGTCACTAAGAACACATTGGCTGAAGGTGTTCCGTGAGTGCGATGATGAGCTAAGCTTTAGGCATTGTTTCTAGTggactttcatcttcctctcgtGGATCATCTTCCTCTACTTGGGTCACAAAAGTTTCCCAACATCGCATCTTTAAAAGAGACAATGGTCAATTCATCTTGAGGAAAGGCCCAGCATTTTGCTTCTTGTTACATtgtgagtttttttttctttttattttttaattggcATCAAATATCCAACTTATACTGATTAATCCTAGAAATGACCTATCCGACCCAACAAAAGTTTTTTACTGACAGTAAATCAGTAAGCAAGCGGGTGGCTTATCAACCCAGTATTCTTAGATCAACCGTCCattaagaaaaattcatctatTAATTTACCGAAATTGAAACTCAATCCTTAGATATCTGAGAAACTAAAAAGTGACGTAATTATTCATTTTCATTTACTGTTCCTGTAATATTTGTTCCTTCGatatcaaattgtttgatttCGTAATTTAAAAGTTGCATTCCTTATTCTTTTTTCAGCTCTGTTCAATTATCAAGTAAAGCTTAAGCTTCCAATAAGTCGGGAGATAAAATCAATCCTCGTTCATCCAATATATTACCGCTAGCACTGAACATCTGTTTCATAGCAACTGTTGACATTGGACAAGATAAAATTTCTTTGACCATCATAGAGATGGTAGAAAAGTTTTGAGTCTTCTGTGACTACCACTTTAGGACATCAAAATCTACTTCCCTATCTTCTTcgttaaaatcaaaagaaatcgtAAAATCATTCTCAAGTTCTTGTGTGGAACTTAAAGATCCTCATGAACGCatcgtccgttcttttaataaaatttatgcttttataagttttaaattactactattagtattcttattttaaaaatataacattgtattccatattttatattatttctttatAAATATCATGTAAATAATTTCTAATATTATATACAATATTATTTGAAACAACAGAAGCAGAATCTTTAAATGGAAGTAAAACGTCATAATATAAACCTAatatttcttgtaaaatttttaatttatatctaggatttaaagcaaatgcaattaaatgaTTTTCAggaatatgaaaaaaatatttttcttatttcgaAATTATGAAAGTAATTTTAATACAATTTCTAATACTACTAATAttacaaaattttcttaaaataaaatgagtgggataataaaaatagaaaaattgttcagttcatcattaaatacttttaaaatttcataaatattactataaatattccattgttatgaaaataaatatatattaatattattaatattttatgtaaaaaatgaacataataattatctatattgaaatgaatattataacaattgatatgttgaattctAACGTGTGTTAGTATATTATGTAGAAATTTTGTAGGTCTCATtctattaattttataaaatgtaTCCTATTGTTTGATTATTGATATTGGATGCGACCATAAATAGGAAATAACATTTCTAATTGGTTCAATATGATTTGATAAAATTCTTAATCCATCTTgaacatataaatttaaaatatgacaAACACAgctaatatgaaaaaaataaaccaCAAACAATAGGTTGGTATATAAATTTAAGTTCTTCAATGCTAACaatattagaactagcattatcaaataatattcaaaatattttataagttaatccatattcttctaaaattaaatataataattgtaAAATGTtgtgagcattatgtgattcatcaaaaactataTAAATTAACAATCTTTTTTTGGATATTTCATAAATTATCGATCCAGTAGAAAGTCACGCTCATATATGAACATGTTTGCCAATAATTACTCcaaatatcataacataaagaaattttattatttaatttactaaattcttcaattaatttatttttccttattttactaatcttttaattaattttataagtaTAGTTCTAGGTACGTGTTTAGTAGATGGATTAAAAGATTCTTTATAAAAATCTTCAAAAGAGCATTTAGATTCAAAACTAAATGAAAGATATTCTTAAAATGACCCATAATCGACATCGGCTTAGATTTTGTATGAAGCATTACAGTGCTTATATTTTTCACCCAATTCTCTAGACGAAAAAGTAACTTTAttaaaatgtttagtaaaaatagaagattttaaagGAGAAATTTcctgaaccttagaagtaattgcatcggtattTCTATGTTTCGAGTGTCGAAGTCGGATTTGGAAGTTactctcatcatcggtggattgaatgttcaGATTCGTTATTTCTTTGCCCCTCCGAGATCAAGATGATAAACCTCCTCGCCctcggcctccttccattgtaattggaACTCGAAAGAGGAAGTCTAAAGTATAGAGAATTGGAGTCAAAAGCGTGTAGAGATTGCGAAATTAAAAATGAGAATAGATAAGATGTATGTATAAATAATGAAATGAGCTctttatttatagagtttggagaGCAACTGACACTAAATCATAGTTATTGATCAAAAAATGATCAAACGCTCTCAACCATTGAaagaatacaaaaaaaaaaaatcccttctTTTTTCATCCCAACCACTATAATCGTCGGTTAATGGcccaaaacacaaaaaaaaaaaaaaaaaaaaaatagaactgtCAATTCGAACCGGTAATTCACCGCTAATGGGCGATTTCTGGAGGGGATGAACTGGAACCAGGTCAGCGGGTACCTGGCACGTTGATCCTGTTTCAGGTCTAAGTAGAGTCTATGGAAGGTCCGATTCTAGTTCCAAGTCTGAGCCGGGTCAAGTTCCAGGTTTGGGTCGGGTCCGATTCAAGGCTAGGTCCAAGTCGGGCCAAGTCTAATTCAGACCCGACCCGAGGTCAGACCTAATCCTTGAATGATCGATCCAACACCACAGAAATATCCCACTGATTAgtaggataaatcgagaagtacTCACAACAGGTGACCCATCAACCCAGCATTCTTAAGTCAACTATTCatcaaggaaaatttatttattaattcacTAAAACTGGAACTCGATCCTTAGATGTTTAGGAAACTGAAAAGATACCCTACAGCTGCACCATTACCTAGGAGTTTACATTGTGAATCTTCTGGTGGTAAAAGATAAAATCGTCATCTTAACGACCTCTCCGAGATGACCCACACTCTGAAATAGGGCAAATCATGGAGGCTTATTAGCATTAGCCAAACAACTTTCCTAGACTGGGGCAAtttcattgagtttttttttcttgtgatgttCAGCTCTTCGAATCAATTAATTATGGAGGTGATTAATCTAGTTCCACAGAAATTTTTCATCGActaccaaaataaattaaaaagcgtTCACAAAATTCCATCTAAGCAACCAACATTCTTAGAATTATCGTCTCACATATAGAAAACTCCTACATTGTTATTGATGTGATTTGTTCCGTCCACATTCATTATCAACCAGTGCAATGAATGTGGACGGAACAAATCACATCAATAACAAAAGTGAATGCTTGTGTAATTCATACATTCATAATTGGTCTATCCAATTGCTAACCTGGTAAGATGAAAGCAAGTTGAGCCAAATCAGGATGTGCCCACACAAAATATTCTGATAAGAATTTTAGTGCATCAAGGGGAATTGATATGAATTTGATACTTTTATAAGTTTGAGTAGGCAAAGTTCATAAAGTGATATATGAATAGGGATGAACTATAACGCATGGGGAAAAGTATTTAACAGAAGAAATGCAAAGTCGACTGTcatgtaaataatttaaaaacaaaaatctcaTGTTATAATTTGCAACAATTTCATTATTATCAATAGGCCAAATAACTAAGATAACAAGTCAGTAGTGAAAAAATAAGCAACAGCAGTTTTGTTGTTTTCTATAGAGATCATTTTCATCTCCTTAATCAAAGTGAATATTTTGTAGTTTTCTTTCATTTATATTGAAGCCATTATTAAGAAACCAACATGCACAAACGAATGTGCTACCTTGAATATGTATAAACAGTGATATTCTTGGAATCTTGCAAGTCCTTACGTCTTTTGTTGATATCAAATGAGATTTTGACTAAATTGAATGCATGATatctaaattttacattttacgaCATATGAATGAGTAGTGTTGTAGCTACTCATAAAAACACGGTCTATTGTTTTTCAACATCTGGCtgtgatttttcttttttatctttaTTCAGCTAAAAACTTGCATAATAATTGGAAATTCTGTTCTAAATGACCCGGACAGTTAGGTTTACAGCTTACCCTGGGAAAAAAAAAGGGAGAAAGAAAGGAGGTGAGAAAAGGTTGGGGAAAAACTGATTGCTTAGGAGGGGAAGAGCTAATATGACAGAACCAATTGATTTGTGTATTGGATTACAAATAAGGAGAGATCACAGGTATGGTACAAAACCAACAATTAACTCTCAAGATGGAAGTAATCCCATAGATGTTGTATCTATGCCTGTTCAAAATGCAAATCATAGTATTCATTCTTATGGGAATGATAAGGAAAAACAAGAAGGGAAAATGTCTGAAAGAAATGCATTTATCAAACAGCCCTCTCCCCTTGCCCATTCAGCATTGCATGTAACCCCGAACTCTACTGACTTCTGATGGCCTTCATCCCCTACCCTCCAGACTAACCTCTGTTGCCACTACCTTCATTGACCTACCTCCGATCTTGTTCTCACACCCACTTCCTCAGATTGGACATGAGCTCACCCCAATCCAGTTTGCTGCATCCACATATCTTTGCACCAACCTAACTCTGACCCACTCACTGCCTACCATGCCCTTGCCCCCATGCAACATAATTTCGCTTGCTCGTCATTGATTGCTAGCAAAGGAGAGCCATCGGAGGAAAGGTGTCTCTTTCTCCACCAAAGACATTTGCTTCCATCGCAAATAGAGTGAAAGTGTATGGGTCATTGATGGCAACATATTTACATTTCCTAGTATGGCACCAGCTATGGATCCTGGTAGAGTTATGGTTTTCCATTTTCCTCAAAAAAACGTATTATCATGAACATAGATGACAATGAGCACATTTCTTTGACGAAAGGATATTGATAGTCTAAATGGTCTACAGGCATATGTGGCACTGAGGTATCACCATGAATGATCATCATTTTGTATAGTATGGGACGAACTGCTGTGCTAAGTCTCGGACATGACCTTCTTCGAGAAGATGAACAACCTGTTCCAGTAAAAGTAAGTTAGTGGAGCAACTCAAAATAAACTATTTGAAGATGAGCAACTCAAATTCCTCAAAAGCCAAAGTTTCCATAATTCAATAACCAGTAAGGATTAATGCAAAAGGTCATCAGATATTACATCAAAAATACATAGGTTCATGAAATAGCGAATGCATAAAGATCATGTTGTTCAATAAACATACAGGTATATCCGCTTAATCTTGACATCACAATCAATAATGGATTCTAGATCTCATTTGCACACTTAATCCAAACACGGTTGAAATTCTTCTCTCGTAAGGTCAAATTATTTCTGTAGGAGGAAGATGGAGTAATATTGAAAGGCAGTTATTTGATGCAATGTGAATGTAAGAGCAGTTTTAGACATTGTTCACCAATTACTTTCCCTAACATGCCCTATTGAGATAAAGATTGTTGGCTTTAATACAATAAGATGGACTTGGGATTAACGTATCCAATCAAAAATTATATTCATAACAAACATAATATTTGAGAGGTGACTTCAATTACTGTTAATATGATACTCATAACATAATCTTTGatgctttttttaaaaaaaatatgcatgAAAAGACCAATGAATTCAGTAGATTAAACAAAAATCTGAGACACAATGAAACCATCTATCAAAGGGAAGTACTTATCTTGTGTTTCATAAAACAAAATAACAAAAAGGATCTGTATACAAACCTCTCCCACAGATGGACGCATTTCAGGATTTCTCCTAACACAGAGAAATGCTGCTCTAGCCACACGATATAACTCATAAGTGTCATAAGATTCTCCAAGGACAGGATCAATAAGATCATGAAGTGCAAGATTTTCAACTAACGGTTCTGCCTACAATTACCAAAGAATAGAGTTACATGCACATAATCTTTTAGAATCTGATAAGCAACACAATAATTTAAATAAAGATATAAAGCTCATACCCATTGCAATATATGCTGGGGATGCCCATTGTCTTCATCAATTACCGGACGTCCAGATATCAGCTGAAAAAGAAGTACTCCAAATGAGTAAACATCAGTCCTTACTGAGACAATACCAAATTCAGCATACTCAGGTGCAAGATACCTGCAAAATATCAGAAAGTTATTCACATCCAAAAAAAGTTCAAAGATGTCCATAGAAATATTAAATTAGCAAACCATAAGAGACAGAAGATTCCTACCCAGAAGTTCCTAGAACTTGTGTTTGGAATGAATCACTATTAGATTTCCATTTAGCAAGACCAAAATCCCCAAGCTGTTCAAAAAGCACTTTTTATCATATTGTGTTgtgaaaaaatatgaataaatgtgATATCTCATACACAAATGAAGAAAGctagataaaagaaaaaaaaaattaaagcacaACAATGGGGGTACAATTCAAGCTTTTGTAGGAATCACGTGAACTTAATACTCTTGCTTTAATATGACACTCTCAAAAGGTTAAATTGCACCAAAGAAATAAGGTGAAAAAAATGTGATTTAAGGTTTAGAGTAGTGTTTTGAAGTTACAGACTCCTACTAGAATTTTATAGTTTCGCTCAAGGTTTAAAACCTCGGTCATGTCGGAGTTTCAATCGTTGACTAGAACGATATAGTTTTGGTACCTTATCATATCGTGTCAATAAAGTTTTGAtacttataataaaattattaataatagcataattaattttatttaatatacatAATTTTTAACTAACTTTTTATTATAACTAATTATTTACTTAGTAATTAATTATACTGTAATATAAATTTGttgcatatcaaatgaggaagtggaagatcaaaaaagacttggttagcaaaataagataaaatttatttaagtataaatgatgatatactAGGCGATAGAGCTcatggcgtaaaaggatccatatagccgaccccacctagtgggataaggcttggttgttgttgttgttgttaatatatatttgttcttttattcaTCTTTGTCgattaatttaattatcttagttttaaaattaaaaatgtttgtaatcattagtttttatttttagctTTAGTTATATTTCTTCCATTTCACAACAATTTACACTTAAAAtctatttgataaaaaaaaaggcagcccggtgcacgaagctctagCCATGCGAGAtcctggggaaggatccattgtacacagtcttaccctgctttttgcaagagattatttccaagattcgaactagtgaccttttggtcataaaGCACCAACTTAAAATCTATTCGATATAAAACCTAAATAAAAAACTCTTGGATGCATGCAatgaaataatttaaaacttattatttaattttaatttggttttaTTTCTTCCATATTagattaatgaaaaataaaaagattcataatttttcaaattttaggattacaatattatattttacatttaagataaattttaaattttataactaaatttattaaattttataagtatgaaatttataaaaattaaatatatgaaaCTCAGTTTAAACTTGaatgaattaaatttaaaaattttagattgaAGAATGTTTGTTTGATAAAGTCacatcaaaatttgaaacaaagacttttaaaaaaaataattttatgttatGAGTTCACAATCacaatataatattttaataaaataaatttaaaattatgaaaaaaaaatatttataaaatgtaattaaataatttttcaattaatcAAAGTGATGTGTAAAATCCAAGTTATTTGCTGATGTTCAAATCAAAATTGAGAGAATACATAAAGGAGAGGACAAGAACCTAgacatttaaatttttatttaaattttttttttagataactaattaagttaaatcaaacaaATATTTGAAATTTTATAGTCGAGTGGAAGTTGATTTAGGGTTAAATAAAGATATTCAAGTAGATATGGTGATTAGAATTAAATGGATCCAAACTGAACTTGATTTGCATTTATTTTggtctattttaaaattaaaccaaatttaTATATAGGAAAATCAAGTTCGGCTGTATTTAATAAAGTTGGTTGTATTTTCATAATGTtatgaattatatattttttaagtatcTAAATGGTCGCAACTTGCCCACCCTTGCCATCCATTATTGAAATGGACGTCTACCATAACTACCGCACCCTAACCCCTGCAACGCCCATTGCTCACTGCAGCCATCCCTTTCATCGTCCTCCATCATTTCTCTTACTAATTTCTTTCCCTTCTGATTCTCTCTCCCCTcaatctttcttttttatttctctGTCTCTAAGCTTTCGTCTGATGTCAATTATTTCGCTTTTGCCTAATGTCGAGCATTTCGTGTGTGGGTAGGCAGGTAGTGTAGGTAGGTGGGTGGCGTGGGTAGGCTAGAGGTGTGAGTAAGCGAGCAGTCCGCCTGTGATGACTAGAATAAATCGAAACTTGAAATGTTGATTTCGCTACTATCTTGTGTTGACATAGCACACTTTCAAGTATCTAGTTTTATGTAATTCCTTCCACTTACATTGTCTACCTCTCAAGAGTATAACAACTGCAAAGTCATTATTTTGAAaagcaagtaataaaaatataacaagtcTATCAACTAATTTTATACCTTACTAACACCAGAATGAGTGTCATAGATTGAATGAGAATATTTTTTGTAATATTTTTGTGAGATTAACTCCACAATATtctaaaattgaaattaagtAATGCTCTCAAGACATCTAATATTCGAATCTCCATATATCCATCAGTACATGTCAATAAATTACTGGGAGTTGGACTTATATCATAATACAATTAGAGAAGAAACAAGCGAGGTACAAATCATAGATACATCTCGGTTTCTTTGGCTATAGTGTTACTCGTGTTTGTTGCTTCTGGAGCTCCATTTTGGTGCTCACCCCTCTTCCCTTTCCCTCTCTTTTTATAATATTTCGTCTCCGCATGAATGACAATCAAAGGATGAGCTGCGAGAATAGAATCCTATCTTGATTTGTACTACCACTGAAATTCTATGGGCACGAGTGACACTGACATTTACTCATACCACACTATCAATATCAATTGGTGATTGGGATGATTCATTGATTGTGTCAATCAATACTGATTGACATGTGAAATCTCATCACACTGATGTTGGACATAATATGGAGAATTCATTACTTTAGTGCACTGTGCAAGACTTACACATGAGACCAAGCAAAACTTTCTTGTTAATTGAACCTATAGAGTTGTGAGTTAGTTTATATCTCACGATAGATAACAAAGTTCACTGTCATGTGGTTCTCCTTAAGCATGTTGATATCATTCTTAGGAGCAAAATCAAATACTACAATGGATTCCGCAATTCCTAAAATTAATTGTACTACAGCATCATAAATTATCCTATCACCTAACCAGTTGCCTCATGTAGTTTCCAGTTTCTTATTTCATAGAAAACCAAAATTCATCATCTGAAATAGTAATGCTGAAGCAGAAACCAACGGATATGAATGCTAAAAAAAATTACCATGGGAACAAAATCATGTGTAAGCAGAACATTGCTTGGTCGCAAATCTCTATGAATAATTGGACCACCACGGCATTCTTCATGCAGAAAACGGAGACCTTTTGCTATTCCCAAAGCAATAGCATGTCTACGATCCCATTCAAGAAGCTCAGCAGATTCATCTACATAGTCCACAAAAAAGTTCATTCAACATTATAGCAGCCAAAccagaaaatatatgacacttgTTGATTCCAATATGACAGCAATAGGTCTACTACTTACTAAAAAGATGCCAATGAAGAGACTTGTTGCAGATATATTCATAAACTAAGATATTATGTTTCTCCTTGCAACAATAACCCAAAAGCATCACAATATTCCTATGTCTTGCAAAGCTTAGAACATGCACTTCAGAAAAGAATTCATTGTATCCTTGGGTGCTTTCATCTTTTCGTACTTTTGCTGCAATAAACTGGTCATCTTTAAGTTGGCCTTTGTATACAAAACCAAATCCACCTTCTCCCAataaattatcttttgaaaaatcgTTAGTTGCATCCTGAATCTCTGAAAATTGGAACTTCATAGATTCCTTGATATAAAGTATTGACCTTAGTCCACAAGCAGCACAAAGAATTGGCTTTTCAGAGGAATCATACTGCAAAACTAAATCATTATTGCCCTCCAGGACCTGCTTACCAGACAGATTTCTTTGTTCTTTAAAATATACCCCTGAAAAGGACAATGATCATGGAAAACTAAGATAAAAGGAATTTCCTGCTGATAGAAATCGTTCTTAATGTGATTAGATCACAGAAAAGTCATCTTCTGTCAACTACAGATCACTAAAAGCTTAT is from Zingiber officinale cultivar Zhangliang chromosome 7B, Zo_v1.1, whole genome shotgun sequence and encodes:
- the LOC122005721 gene encoding receptor-like cytosolic serine/threonine-protein kinase RBK1 isoform X1 produces the protein MEDLQLVQSQSGGSVKEEERERKKGSAYSLLRKMELESRFASSSSFASSSKVVILACDATREHNEVEMRLTVNAIRMRGDILCGRNTLIVLGVLHMVTNPMGYQTKACTDSFGGTSSRALEEEVWRKLDKYESMLQESVEKCKNEAVSINIKITAGTPAKIVVLQEVLNNKPAWLILDRHLRRDMKFYMKHITCKVASVSDNLFVAVPKPFVTNASSKETVEQKLFSVSRSVQPSSNMEEDDKNIGEANVRSLVSFSDYYSSITSQDYSNAFKLSMLSSSKSRFEDSSIMPFDGVATSGVYFKEQRNLSGKQVLEGNNDLVLQYDSSEKPILCAACGLRSILYIKESMKFQFSEIQDATNDFSKDNLLGEGGFGFVYKGQLKDDQFIAAKVRKDESTQGYNEFFSEVHVLSFARHRNIVMLLGYCCKEKHNILVYEYICNKSLHWHLFNESAELLEWDRRHAIALGIAKGLRFLHEECRGGPIIHRDLRPSNVLLTHDFVPMLGDFGLAKWKSNSDSFQTQVLGTSGYLAPEYAEFGIVSVRTDVYSFGVLLFQLISGRPVIDEDNGHPQHILQWAEPLVENLALHDLIDPVLGESYDTYELYRVARAAFLCVRRNPEMRPSVGEVVHLLEEGHVRDLAQQFVPYYTK